The DNA region CACAGCAGTCCGAGCCAGCGCAATCATCGACGGGAGACGACCTGCATGAGATGGGCGAGCTTCAAGAGGATTTGGACTGAGTGTATAATAATAATGTAACGTTGGCTGTATCAATTAATCATATTTAAATCAGCTCAGATGTTTCCGGATCTCTTCAACTGAACGTaagcagcaaaaacaggGATACCGAATCCAATAGCTAGTTGTTAGTGACGGGGCACGAAAGAGTTGAACACTTACCGAAAAATAAGAAATGTGGAACGGCGTATGGAATTCTTCTGTTGTGAACTTTGAAAGGCAAGTTGCTGTATGGACCCTCTGGGAAGTGGTGGCCATTAAGCTTGGCCACGGAGGACGAAAATTGTCTGGTGCTCTGTCTGGACTCTCTTGCAATGGCTCTGGCAAACATGTTTgggaagaagaaaaattaGCCACAGAGAAATTtgttttggtggcaggcGGATGCTCAGGCAGGACCAGCTCGCGAATCCGCGACCATATATTTTTCTCAggcatttttttcctctATGCTCAGCTGCTCTTTTAAAAATTCCCTCCCCTTGATTGGCtcagaagaaaataatacgattttccagcagttttAGTGGCGGTGTGGTGTGGCTAGTATCACCTTACCGTGCAAAAATTAAAACAAACTTTCACCACTAGTACATCTATAGTCTATCGCAAACATGGCTATCGCTCCAATTCAAGGTTTCATGAAAAGAAGAATCATCACAGACATCTCGATCGGTAAGTCGCTATATTTCTTGTTGTTTAAGATGGGCCTTCGCTAACATTTCAGGTATCAGCACTGGTCTAGTCTTTGGAAGTCTGTGGTGGTGGGGATACCACAAGCCGGCTGTTGCTAGAAGAGAAGCATACTATGCTGAgttggccaagaagaaggagattgaAGACTCTGCTTAAACCTATTTGGTATAGAACAATTAAATGACAATACACTGATCACTTGGACTTGACCTACTGCCGTAAAAACGTGTAAGGATGCGTAGCTGAAAACTTATGGGTGTTTTGTTTGATACCAAAACGGTTCCTCAAACATCTTTGGGAGATCTGGCCGCCATCTTTCGATCAATTGGAGTGTCCGGGGCAGCAAATGAACATCTCTTGGTGCTACAACACAGTCTTTCTCGACTGATAGACTCACTAACCAGTTTTTCTAATTTAAAGAAACTtaccaaaatcaacaaggtCGTATGGATTGACGAGCAAAATTTTGATCATGAGCACATGCAGACCATCTCTCCCAGCATAGTGTTTTTGTGCGATGGTGGTTTTGACATTTTGGATGCCATTGCGGGGATTTTAAAGCGCAAAATCTTTCCTTTCAATAAGACCTCAAAAATCTCATTAATTGTCGCCAGTCGGCTGCCTTCCACGACAGACCTTGCTATCGAAAACCTTGGCATAAAGGGAGATGTGAAAGTTTATCATTGGTCGAGCATCAGGCCCATAGCACTAGAATCCGATATCTTAGACCTCTGTTTGCCTCAGGGTGGCCTGGGCGAGCTGTTTTCAGGTTCAATTAATCCGTTGGACCAATTAGCTGGGTCTCTTTTGGCCCTGGTGATAAATTCAGGTTACAAAGTGCGCATTACGAACACATTTATCAAGGGAGAAAACTCTGCCAAACTTTGGAGCATTTACCAACACAAGTACCAGACTCACCTCACAAAAGTCGATCCAAAGACTAAAAAGCTCATCCAGGATCAGGACGAGACTCTATTTGTCGACCAGCACTCGTTTTTCAACCGGAATGTCGACTTTGTTTGTCTGGACCGGTCAGTCGACTTAGTCAGCGCCGTTCTTACGCAGCTCACGTATACAGGGCTATGCCACGAGTCTTTGGGAGTGCAGCTGGGCATGGTGTCAATACCAGAAGAAAATCTTAAACTTAGATTTGGAGACTTCAATGATGAGATCTACCAGTTGGTGCGAGATCTCAATTTTTCGATGGTGGGCTCGGTGCTAAACTCTAAAGCACGCACATTGCAAGCTGAGTATGATAAACGCAACAATCTTACGGACATTGAAGAAatgaagaagtttgttGGAGAGCTTAACAATCTGAAAGAAAGCCAGAAATGGGTGCAAAAACACACCGTGGTCGCAGAAAATATATTGAAATCTGTGAAGGACGGTGACCAGGAACGTCAGATCCCCGGATTGGAGGTGGAAATGCCAAACAGTAATAAATTCAATGCGTTTGTGGAGCTGCAGCAGGAAATATTGAGCGACAGTCTAGACAACAAGCGCAACTGTGCTGCTATCTTGCAATACATGTACCAATTCGAGCCGCCGCTATCGGAGGTGTTACGATTAATGATCCTCACAAGCATCGTGAAGAGAGGCGTCAGAGAACCGGAATACGAACACATGAAAACAGAGATCTACCACATGTATGGAATGGACGCGTTCAAAATTCTAATCAGAATGAAAGAACTGAAAATGGTGTATCCTCGCGAGAGTCTCTCATTTTTGCCGACGAGTATGAGCGAGGAGGTGGTTACTAGTACGCATCAGCTCATCAGGGATTTTTCGTCGATTGGTAACAACCTAAATCTTATGCCCGTCTCTGATACGGTGGATCCAGCCAACCCTCAGGATGCAGACTTCGGGCTTCCTGGGTATGTTCCTATTATTACCCGTCTTGTCGAGGCAATATACTCTCGGGAGTTTCTTGCAGCCCCGCGCGACACGCGAATCAGAAAGTACGGCTGGGACAATTTGGATCTTAGCGCATTGGATGGAGAGCTAAAGCAAGAGTTTctggttccagaaactAAAAAATCCTTGTTCAATTCATCGATCCCCCCCAAAGCAAGCCAACTTGCCGACCGAAAAGATCTCATTATTGTCACCGTCGTGGGCGGAATGACGTACAGCGAAATCTCAACTATCCGATTCGTGCTAAACAAAAATCCTGTTACCAAACCGAAGCAGGTAATTTTTCTTACCCCGGGAATTATTACCGGGGACGATCTGATTGACAGTTTAAGGTATaagtaaaaaaaatagcaaTATTTTTATGTAACGGTCATTTCGAATTTAAcatgttcttcttctttctaTTTGGAGGTTAGTAGATTTGAGTGGCATCCGCTAACAATTAGCTAAAtcgttcaaaaaagagcttaAACAATATGACGGTAAGAGAGTCTACTGTCCAAGATGTCACAACATCTCGATGCAATATGTTCGCAATTGGAATTTCATCACCGTGTTTTTCGTCCCAATAATCCCATTCAGTTTCTATAAAGAACTCTACTGCCCTATATGCGGTAATCATACGATGGATGCCAACATCGTGTGATGTTCAAGAAGTCAATCATAATAACCTTCGATAAGTTTCTCTTCATACTGTTCCAAAAGAGCAACCATTGCATAAAAGCAGGCCTTCAGCCCGTCTGTAGCAGCCTGTTTCTTGGCATAAGAAAATGCCAGCCCCTTTGACGGCATCCATTGCGCCACTCCAAACCCTGTTTTTCGTGCTACCGTCCCATCTGCCAATCTGAGACATGTGTCAATAGCATACTCTAGGTCGTACCGATAGCCTCGTTCGTCGTCGAACTCGTGCTTTCTGTATCGCACTACCCGTCCTGTGTCCTCCACCAAGGAGCTCTCCCACTGGTTGAATCCAAACGACTTGTTGGCAATCTCGATTACCGCATTGATGGGTGCATTAGTGAATAGGGCAAACCCTCGAAGATGCCCGAACTTTTGCTTCTCGTTGGACCTGCGCTCGAGAAGATGATAAAACGTGTTGATGGCGCCCACAGACCACACAGAGGCAGGTTTCAGGTCGACGCACCCGGCCCATTCCTGGATTTCGATGATATCCCACCTGGTGATATCAGGAAAGAATTGCAggccagcttcttcagaaGCAGGTCTACTTGCCTCTTCTTCATACTGCTGTTCGAGCGACCTGCGCATTAGCAGTTCGTGCCGTTCCTTGTGAAAACGTTCAGTTTCAGTTCTGATCAAATACATTCATTTagtttgtttttttttagcttaAAAAAGGTCCTTTATTTATTGTTTGATTATCTAATCACAGCCTCATAGACTGGTTCGAACGGCGGTTTTAGTCCGTTGAAACGAGCAAACTGGTGGATGCCCTGGTTGACTAGCATTTCTCTACCGGGAATGACTTTCCATCCGTACTTCGTGCTAGCCAGCTTCATGATCGGGGTCTCGAGAGGCTTGTAAGCGGCTTCCAAAAGCATTTTGGGGCTGCCACCTTTCGATAGGGCAGTCTCGATCTTTTCCTGGAAAGCCagctcgatctcgttgtaGCCTGGAATAGTGGACACGACAAGCAAAATCTGgtcgatttttttcacgGACTCGAGAGAATCGAGAATCTCGATATTGTACGACTCCGGGAAATGGGCCTTAATATCTGCAATCTTGGAAGCCGTTCTGTTCAAAACGTATATTTTCTGGCAACCCATCTGATGCAAAGCAAATACAGCAGCACGTGAAGTTCCACCGGCACCGATCACCAGGCCGTTGCCGGTAATTTTGGAGGTGCAGCCAttgttggtgaacgacTGCGTGATTCCTAGCCAGTCGGTGTTATCTCCCCTGAATTTTCCGTTTCCAAGAGGAATCAGAGTGTTGATGGCACCAATGGTCTTGGCAGACTCAGAAAGCTCGTCGGCGTACTTCATCATGTCGACCTTTAGTGGAATGGTGATGGCACAGCCACCAAAGTTGGGGTCAGACAGCACTTTTTCCTTGACCAGCTGGGCGTCGGAAGTTTCGAATTTTCCAAATGTATGCGGTAAGCCAAACACTTCGTAGGCTGCTTGGTGCAAGGCCGGTGACCTTGAGTGTCCAATTGGCTCACCGACTATACAAAAGTGTTTTGGGGTCTCCAGTCCAATCAGCGACCGTGCCTGGAAGATCTGCTTGATGCTCAACTGGCCTGGAGCCGAGGCATTTGGCAGACGCTCGTGAGTCACAGGAGTAAGCACAGGATTCACCACACGCGAGTATTGTCCGTATTGGCCCATGTTGATTGCAATGAGAGGTCTTTCTGTGTGAGACTCTCTGAATTGCTCCAAAAGATAATTGTCCTTATACTCCTTGGCCATTCCAACAAATTTCACCACGTCGACGTTCAGACGTGTTGCCAGTAGGTACTTGCTCTCCCATTCGGCAGAGTCCCATTTGAATGCACCGGCAAAGTCGTGATGAGACCCAATGATTTTAGTGAACCGTCTTTTGGAGCACAGGGTATCCAATAGGCCCTCCGGAAGCGACAGCTCGAGGTCCAAGAAACCGACGCCTAATTTGAACGCCAACTCGCACAGCTCCTGCACTTTGTCGTAGTCACCGTCTGGGAACTTTCCTCCTTGCGAAACGCTTCTCACAGTGAACACGATTGGCAAACTAGTGTGATTTCTCAAAAGTCCAACCTGCTCTGAAACATCTGTGACGTCGTAGGATTTGAGTAGATCGACACGCAGTTCCACCGCGTCACAGCCGGTGGTAATGTCTTCAAGATCCGCAAGAGCCTCCTTCAGGTCTGGATACGTAAGACACACAAAGAAAGAAGTTTTCTGCGGCACCTCAACGGACTTGATTCCGgtgatctcctcgatgaAGAGCGCCATCGACCGCTTCAAAGTGTCAAACTCCTGCGGAGAGCCGCAATGAGGCGAGAAAAAGTGGTAATTCGAGCATTCGTCGTACCACCCGCGTCTTCTCAGCCACACAGACTGGATTTCTTCCTGGTACGCTGGTCTTGAGGTATCTTTTTCCGAAAGGAAAGAGATGGTTTCGCCAATGTCTCTTTGCAAATGCAAAACAATGCCTGTCTTGGCATAGCCCTTGAGCAACTCTCTGGCCTCTGGCGTCTCCACAATGCCTCCGCCAGTAGCGATCACGTGACCACTACCGTGCTCCGTCAGGTATTTTCTGGTaagctccagctccttccGTCTGAACTCCTCCCAGCTGGTCTCTTGCACGTACTGCTTGACGGTTTTTCCAACAATCTTCTCGAACTCGTCATCGAGATCGACGTACTTGAAGCCGATCCGCTGCGCAATCACATTGGACATCGACGTCTTGCCAGCAGCTCTCATGCCAACTACAACAATGCTTCTGTCGCCGTTACCCTGTGCAACAACGGATTTCGTGTGCTCCGGCTCGTAGCCGTCCAGCTGGGCTCCAAACTGGGTGTGCAGAACGTCCCACCAGCCGGGCCACGTCTTGGCAGTGCACCTTCTCTCCTGGATGATCACTGGATCTTTGCAGAAACCAGCAAGCAGCGAAAAACTCATAGCCACTCTGTGATCGTCGTAGGGATAAATTCCCGGCCTCTCAGGAGTCTTGAGGTCTTTGTAGTTGATTCCATAAATCTTGATACCGTCCTCCAACTCTTCGGCCTTGACACCaaacttggccagctggatcCTCATGGCTGCAATTCTGTTGCACTCCTTGACACGCTGGTTTGCAATCCCCACAATCGAGGTCGTCTGAGTCTGGTCGTTCGCAATGGCAGCAACCACAGACGCCGTCAGAAACGCGTCTGTCATAGGCTCCATGTCAACCAGCGGTAGAGGCTTTAACTGGCCCACCGGAGGACCTTGCACAGTCGTAGACGTCTCTGTCTGCGTCACGATACAGCCCATAGGTTTGAGCACCTCGACAGCAAACCGAGAATCGCCCTGCAACGAGGCCGAACCAATGTTGGGAATAGTGCACTTTGTGCCGTTCATGGCAGCAAACGCCAGGGGGTAAGTAGCAGATGAGGCATCGCTCTCGATAACGTACTCGGATGGATTCACATAGCTGCCTTTCGGGATGTGATACGTGTGCTCTTCCGTAGTCGACTTAGTCACGTGGATTCCGAACGCGCTCATCATTCTGATGGTCATGTCGATGTAGAGCTGGGAAATCGGCTTGCCACCAACTAGGGCCAGCGTAACCGGCTCGTCAGCGTATGGAGCACAGATCAAAATTGACGAGACGTACTGCGATGAGATCGTGGCCTCCAGCTCAATTCTGCCACCCTTGAGCCCTTTTCCGCATCGAATCTTGAGCGGTAACGAGCCCTCATTGTTCTGATACTCAATGCTCGAACCATTTTCCCGAAGAGCGTCCACCAAAGGACCAATAGGCCGTTTCTGCATCCATTTGTTTCCCGTGAGAACCACGTGATCCAGGTCACCGTTCACGCCTACGAGCGAGGCAACAGACGTGAGGAATCGCGATGCGGTACCGGCATTTCCTAGGTAAATCTCCTCGTCGCACGCCACGAGTTGGCCGCCGTTCCCGTTCAAAACCAGCGTTTCGCCCTTGTCCTCCCATGACACAGTGGCCGCTTTTAGTGCCGTCATTGCCGTCAGCATGTGGGCGGTATCATCCGAATGTAGCAGGTTTTTAATCTTGCAGACACCTTTACCCAGAGCAGCCATGACCAGAGCTCTGTTGGAAATAGATTTTGAGCCTGGCGGAGTGACCACCACGTCCTGGTGCACATTTTTAAATGGCTTCACTAGGATTTCGTCAGTTAAAACCACTCTCAGGTCCTCGTCATTGACATAAGAGGCTTTTGGCTCGTAGCATTCGCCAATACTTTTAAGCAAAACCACcttctttttggagccaTCGTTCTTCTTATCCACAGAcatctttttgagcaaaACTTCCACGGGACACTTCTTGCCATTAATTCTGCTCTGCAAAACTTTGTCGTCCAGAGATATTGGAAGCCCATAGCCTGCAAAACATTTGGCGAGTCGAGAAACGCCAACAGGAGGTAAAATACCAAGGTATCTGCTTAATTCGGCTTCCTTCACAGCCCCGATCGCGACACACTCTCCATGGAGAGCTTGTGGTGTCAGGATGGCCTCGTATGCGTGTCCGATGGAGTGGCCGAAATTCAAAAGATTCCGCAAACCGCCCTCTCTCTCATCTAGCGAGACAACCTCTGCCTTGACTTTGATTGATCCCAAAacaagcttgaaaatgtGGTCTAGAATAGGAGTGAGGTCCACCGTGTTATCTGGCTTTCTATTTTTCACAACCTCTAAGAAAACTTCTGTGTGCTTCTCCAGTCTTGCGAATTCGGCCTCGTCCCAAATAGCAGCAGTCTTGATCACCTCAGCCATACCGTTGATGAACTCGCGCTCCGGTAGCgtctccaagaaagagaTGTCTGCAAAAACGTAATCTGGCTGCCAGAAAGAGCCAATGAAGTTCTTGCCCAGCGGAGTATCCACGGCAGTCTTTCCTCCAATCGAGGAGTCCACCATGGAGAGAAGTGTGGTTGGCACTTGGGCAAACCGAACGCCCCTCATGAAAGTTGCCGCCACAAATCCAATCATGTCGCCAATAACTCCTCCACCAATAGCAATAATGAAGGTGTCTCTGGTGCATCCTTGAGAAAGCAGGTAGTCTTCGATCGCGGCTTTGGTGGCACGATTTTTGTTGGATTCGCCAGGCGACACCACATAAGTCAGCAGCCGCGCTTCAGGTCTCAATCTATTTATGGCCCCCAGCATGCTAGACTTGTAAGCATCGAGATGGCCGGCATTGACGATATTGGAGTCGGTGATGAGCACATATGTAGAGGAGGCTTTGTTTGCAACGATCTCCTCACACACATGTTCTCTCATTTGGTACCCGACATGGATGGTTTCTGCACCCAGAATTTTCACTTTTTCAACGCGAGTCGTCATGGCCAGCGAGTAGTGTGTATGCCCCTTTTTCTATACTTTTGACTCACcgatatttttttgtcctAGTCTGCTCGAccctggaaaaaattggGTGAAAATTAAATGggcgcgtcgatcggcctCTTAACAATTTCCAGGTTCCTAAGAGCCAACGCCAGGTCTGCAAAGTACTCCGTTAGCTTGCTATTCAGCACAGAAAACTGCTGGTAGTCAAACGCATGTCCACCATGGCTGCTGTTGGTGGTCTCTGGCGAGTTGTGCGGCCCCATCACCAAGGAGTCGTACAATTTCATGATCTCGTGTTTCTGCGTCCCGGCCACCAGACTGTCGGCAACTCCGCAGTTCACGAAGGGAATCAGCAGCTCCTGGTAGAGATATATGAGCTGCGGCTTGATTTGCCGCATAATAGTGTCCTTTTTGTTGCATTCGCGCAAGTACTCGCCCGCATTAAACATGGCTTCCATTTTATCCTTCTGCACCTGGGCCATATCTGAGCGCAGTTTTctcacctcgtcgtcgaggTCTTTCTCCACGCGCGACTCCAGCGTGTTGATTGTTGACGACAGGCTTTTGAGGAACTGTGCGAGCTTGTTGCTCATGGTTTCATCCTCCGGCTCTGTCTGGACTGACTTGATTCTGTCGAGCTCTTGCAGCGCTGCGTCTCGCTCGGCCATTGCCCGCTCTCtttccagcttgaaatAGCTGATCACGGCTTCTATATCTGGATTGCCTGGCTTCGTTTCTGACAAAGTGTCCAAGTGGAGTCGCACACTGCCGTTGACAAATCTGGCAGCATTGACTTCCTGAAGCTGTACGGACTCTGTCTGTTGTCTTGAACGAGGTGGGGCATTGTATGGTTGGATTACGCACTCGTTCTCCTGCTGGCTCTGCTCGTCTAGAATAGTTTCCCTGGACACCGGTTGGTGCGAGTCGTGTGCTAGAATAGGAATGTCGTCGCCAAGGGA from Ogataea parapolymorpha DL-1 chromosome V, whole genome shotgun sequence includes:
- a CDS encoding DNA repair protein RAD59; this encodes MYLIRTETERFHKERHELLMRRSLEQQYEEEASRPASEEAGLQFFPDITRWDIIEIQEWAGCVDLKPASVWSVGAINTFYHLLERRSNEKQKFGHLRGFALFTNAPINAVIEIANKSFGFNQWESSLVEDTGRVVRYRKHEFDDERGYRYDLEYAIDTCLRLADGTVARKTGFGVAQWMPSKGLAFSYAKKQAATDGLKACFYAMVALLEQYEEKLIEGYYD
- a CDS encoding putative membrane protein encodes the protein MFARAIARESRQSTRQFSSSVAKLNGHHFPEGPYSNLPFKVHNRRIPYAVPHFLFFAIGFGIPVFAAYVQLKRSGNI
- a CDS encoding Vacuolar protein sorting-associated protein 33, whose translation is MGVLFDTKTVPQTSLGDLAAIFRSIGVSGAANEHLLVLQHSLSRLIDSLTSFSNLKKLTKINKVVWIDEQNFDHEHMQTISPSIVFLCDGGFDILDAIAGILKRKIFPFNKTSKISLIVASRLPSTTDLAIENLGIKGDVKVYHWSSIRPIALESDILDLCLPQGGLGELFSGSINPLDQLAGSLLALVINSGYKVRITNTFIKGENSAKLWSIYQHKYQTHLTKVDPKTKKLIQDQDETLFVDQHSFFNRNVDFVCLDRSVDLVSAVLTQLTYTGLCHESLGVQLGMVSIPEENLKLRFGDFNDEIYQLVRDLNFSMVGSVLNSKARTLQAEYDKRNNLTDIEEMKKFVGELNNLKESQKWVQKHTVVAENILKSVKDGDQERQIPGLEVEMPNSNKFNAFVELQQEILSDSLDNKRNCAAILQYMYQFEPPLSEVLRLMILTSIVKRGVREPEYEHMKTEIYHMYGMDAFKILIRMKELKMVYPRESLSFLPTSMSEEVVTSTHQLIRDFSSIGNNLNLMPVSDTVDPANPQDADFGLPGYVPIITRLVEAIYSREFLAAPRDTRIRKYGWDNLDLSALDGELKQEFLVPETKKSLFNSSIPPKASQLADRKDLIIVTVVGGMTYSEISTIRFVLNKNPVTKPKQVIFLTPGIITGDDLIDSLRYK
- a CDS encoding Pentafunctional AROM polypeptide, whose protein sequence is MTTRVEKVKILGAETIHVGYQMREHVCEEIVANKASSTYVLITDSNIVNAGHLDAYKSSMLGAINRLRPEARLLTYVVSPGESNKNRATKAAIEDYLLSQGCTRDTFIIAIGGGVIGDMIGFVAATFMRGVRFAQVPTTLLSMVDSSIGGKTAVDTPLGKNFIGSFWQPDYVFADISFLETLPEREFINGMAEVIKTAAIWDEAEFARLEKHTEVFLEVVKNRKPDNTVDLTPILDHIFKLVLGSIKVKAEVVSLDEREGGLRNLLNFGHSIGHAYEAILTPQALHGECVAIGAVKEAELSRYLGILPPVGVSRLAKCFAGYGLPISLDDKVLQSRINGKKCPVEVLLKKMSVDKKNDGSKKKVVLLKSIGECYEPKASYVNDEDLRVVLTDEILVKPFKNVHQDVVVTPPGSKSISNRALVMAALGKGVCKIKNLLHSDDTAHMLTAMTALKAATVSWEDKGETLVLNGNGGQLVACDEEIYLGNAGTASRFLTSVASLVGVNGDLDHVVLTGNKWMQKRPIGPLVDALRENGSSIEYQNNEGSLPLKIRCGKGLKGGRIELEATISSQYVSSILICAPYADEPVTLALVGGKPISQLYIDMTIRMMSAFGIHVTKSTTEEHTYHIPKGSYVNPSEYVIESDASSATYPLAFAAMNGTKCTIPNIGSASLQGDSRFAVEVLKPMGCIVTQTETSTTVQGPPVGQLKPLPLVDMEPMTDAFLTASVVAAIANDQTQTTSIVGIANQRVKECNRIAAMRIQLAKFGVKAEELEDGIKIYGINYKDLKTPERPGIYPYDDHRVAMSFSLLAGFCKDPVIIQERRCTAKTWPGWWDVLHTQFGAQLDGYEPEHTKSVVAQGNGDRSIVVVGMRAAGKTSMSNVIAQRIGFKYVDLDDEFEKIVGKTVKQYVQETSWEEFRRKELELTRKYLTEHGSGHVIATGGGIVETPEARELLKGYAKTGIVLHLQRDIGETISFLSEKDTSRPAYQEEIQSVWLRRRGWYDECSNYHFFSPHCGSPQEFDTLKRSMALFIEEITGIKSVEVPQKTSFFVCLTYPDLKEALADLEDITTGCDAVELRVDLLKSYDVTDVSEQVGLLRNHTSLPIVFTVRSVSQGGKFPDGDYDKVQELCELAFKLGVGFLDLELSLPEGLLDTLCSKRRFTKIIGSHHDFAGAFKWDSAEWESKYLLATRLNVDVVKFVGMAKEYKDNYLLEQFRESHTERPLIAINMGQYGQYSRVVNPVLTPVTHERLPNASAPGQLSIKQIFQARSLIGLETPKHFCIVGEPIGHSRSPALHQAAYEVFGLPHTFGKFETSDAQLVKEKVLSDPNFGGCAITIPLKVDMMKYADELSESAKTIGAINTLIPLGNGKFRGDNTDWLGITQSFTNNGCTSKITGNGLVIGAGGTSRAAVFALHQMGCQKIYVLNRTASKIADIKAHFPESYNIEILDSLESVKKIDQILLVVSTIPGYNEIELAFQEKIETALSKGGSPKMLLEAAYKPLETPIMKLASTKYGWKVIPGREMLVNQGIHQFARFNGLKPPFEPVYEAVIR